In a genomic window of Vigna angularis cultivar LongXiaoDou No.4 chromosome 6, ASM1680809v1, whole genome shotgun sequence:
- the LOC108342512 gene encoding fasciclin-like arabinogalactan protein 12, whose product MKKQIIFYFHLVLLVFIFSTPTLAQSPAAAPKPVRATPAPAPAPAKPLVPSLPQSPISDSSSNQDIIKILRKAKSFNTLIRLLKTTQIINQVNAQLVTTKSGGGLTFLAPDDGAFSQLKAGYFNSLDDRQQKALIQFHVLPFYVSSSNFDSLSNPVMTLASDSPNGYQINVTAYGNSVNISTGVVNATLTGIVYTDKTLAIYHVDKVLLPLDFSKPKPTAPAPTLANAPKADKDNSSAEDDDKGKTNRATSGANAINLISIPGTILESLGLALVAAVIISI is encoded by the coding sequence ATGAAGAAGCAAATCATCTTCTATTTCCATCTAGTACTTTTGGTTTTCATATTTTCTACCCCCACTTTGGCCCAATCACCTGCTGCAGCCCCTAAACCTGTCCGTGCCACACCAGCTCCAGCTCCAGCTCCAGCAAAACCATTGGTCCCTTCATTACCCCAATCACCCATCTCTGACTCTTCTTCTAATCAAGACATTATCAAGATTCTAAGGAAGGCCAAATCGTTCAACACGCTAATTCGCTTGCTAAAAACCACTCAAATCATCAACCAAGTGAATGCACAGTTGGTCACTACAAAATCAGGAGGAGGTTTAACCTTTCTTGCACCTGACGATGGTGCATTCTCACAACTCAAAGCAGGTTACTTCAACTCTCTTGATGATCGCCAACAGAAAGCATTGATACAGTTCCACGTTCTTCCGTTTTATGTCTCAAGCTCTAACTTTGATTCCCTTAGCAACCCAGTGATGACACTGGCCAGTGATAGCCCCAATGGATATCAAATAAATGTGACTGCATATGGGAATAGTGTGAATATTTCGACTGGGGTGGTGAATGCTACTCTCACAGGCATTGTTTACACTGATAAGACACTTGCCATTTATCACGTCGACAAGGTGCTTCTTCCTTTGGATTTCTCAAAGCCTAAGCCTACAGCTCCTGCTCCCACTTTGGCAAATGCGCCTAAAGCTGATAAAGATAACTCATCTGCAGAAGATGATGATAAGGGAAAAACAAACAGAGCCACTTCGGGTGCCAATGCCATCAACTTAATTAGCATTCCTGGAACAATTTTGGAGTCCCTAGGTCTTGCTTTAGTCGCTGCAGTAATAATCTCCATATGA
- the LOC108341668 gene encoding ankyrin repeat-containing protein At5g02620-like, whose amino-acid sequence MHPYWWRIPLNGVGTTAIHVAVSMEQTTFVKELMHCMDKEDLENYKAEGNTAFCLAAMTGNVEIAKILFCKNPRLLWIRDQNHMLPIEIASSAGHIPMTKFLFRKTSEDPHHNLSFPDIVKLFFLTINNNIYTITSKLLDSEPKLVTVENEERLTALQMLAQCSLCEETIGYREIVDSVFKGMEKQKDTINHAQLSKAMFDAAKSGNTNILELLLKYHPDLLFEVNSSNQSLLHIAILHRQKSVYKLILSKRGAKNIMTKLVDSEHNTVLHLAGKMGQPEKKPGFSTNHVLMSSEEKWFQDVEKIVPPAMKTMKNKDGLTPKGLFYLTHEILHKESISGLQTMANTLLVVATLIISLGITGGMTIPIADINHRNTPFFSRKIWYTFFFMSIAFGTCLCVSSMFFYASVILPVCWSKAEEESVRLRQTKLVFGNVSLFASLALMFPALTCGSVLIFELSNWILYFICALGLIILVVHLTLDYNRWIGIVCSVLSYLEDAPSDRPIMLRPICKIYQLFLTFAKKKA is encoded by the exons ATGCATCCTTATTGGTGGCGAATTCCATTAAACGGTGTCGGAACAACAGCCATACACGTTGCAGTGAGCATGGAACAAACTACTTTTGTGAAAGAGTTGATGCATTGTATGGACAAAGAAGATTTGGAAAATTACAAGGCAGAAGGGAACACGGCCTTTTGTTTGGCTGCGATGACTGGAAATGTGGAAATTGCTAAAATTCTGTTTTGCAAGAATCCACGGCTGCTGTGGATTAGAGACCAAAACCATATGCTTCCAATTGAAATAGCATCTTCTGCAGGTCACATTCCGATGACAAAATTCTTATTTCGAAAGACTTCAGAGGACCCACATCACAACCTATCCTTCCCAGACATTGTGAAGCTATTTTTCTTGACCATCAACAACAACATTTACA CCATCACATCAAAATTATTGGATAGCGAACCCAAACTTGTTACTGTTGAAAACGAAGAGAGGTTGACGGCTTTGCAAATGCTAGCTCAATGTT CCCTTTGCGAGGAAACTATTGGCTATCGAGAGATTGTAGATTCTGTTTTTAAAGGCATGGAAAAGCAGAAAGATACTATCAACCATGCACAATTGTCGAAAGCAATGTTCGATGCAGCAAAATCAGGAAACACTAATATTTTAGAACTTCTGTTAAAGTACCATCCTGATTTGCTATTTGAAGTGAATTCTAGCAACCAAAGCTTACTTCACATTGCTATTCTACATCGACAAAAATCTGTCTACAAACTAATATTAAGCAAGCGGGGTGCAAAGAATATTATGACAAAACTGGTTGATTCTGAGCATAACACTGTTCTGCACTTAGCTGGAAAGATGGGACAACCTGAAAAAAAACCCGGATTTTCAACAAACCATGTTCTAATGAGTAGTGAGGAGAAATGGTTTCAG GATGTGGAGAAAATAGTTCCACCTGCaatgaaaacaatgaaaaacaaAGATGGTTTGACTCCTAAAGGATTGTTCTATCTGACACACGAAATTTTGCACAAGGAATCAATATCAGGACTGCAAACTATGGCCAATACATTGTTAGTGGTAGCAACTCTGATTATCAGCCTAGGGATCACTGGAGGTATGACCATTCCTATTGCGGATATCAATCATAGAAATACTCCTTTTTTTTCAAGGAAGATATGGTATACGTTTTTCTTTATGTCCATTGCATTTGGAACATGTTTATGTGTTTCGTCTATGTTCTTCTACGCTTCGGTTATTCTTCCTGTATGTTGGTCAAAAGCAGAGGAAGAGTCTGTCCGGTTGCGGCAAACAAAGCTGGTATTTGGGAATGTGTCACTTTTCGCCTCTCTTGCACTCATGTTTCCTGCTCTGACTTGCGGTTCAGTGTTGATCTTTGAATTATCCAATTGGATCCTTTACTTCATTTGTGCACTTGGTTTGATAATATTGGTTGTGCATCTTACACTTGATTATAACCGATGGATTGGCATTGTGTGTTCAGTGCTATCTTATTTGGAGGATGCTCCATCAGATAGGCCAATAATGTTACGGCCAATCTGCAAGATATATCAGCTCTTCCTCACATTCGCAAAGAAAAAGGCTTGA
- the LOC108341669 gene encoding ankyrin repeat-containing protein At5g02620 translates to MEQTTFVKELMHCMDKEDLVNYKEEGNTAFCLAAMSGNVEIAKILFCKNPWLLWIRDQNHMLPIEIASSAGHIPMTKFLFRKTSEDPHYTLPFPDTVKLFFLTINNNIYTVTSELLDKESKLVTLENEKKLTALQMLAQCSRCEESIDYREVVNSVFKVMEKQKDTINHAQLSEAMFDAAKSGNIKFLELLLKYHPDLLFEVNSSKQSLLHIAILHRQKSVCKLILSKPAAKNIMTKLVDSGDNTVLHIAGKMGQREIKPGFSTNHVLMSSEEKWFQDVEKIVPPAMKTMKNKDGLTPKELFYLTHEILHKESISGLQATANTLLVVATLVIGLGITGGMTIPIGNIDSRNTPFFSRKIWYTFFFLFVALGTCLCASSMFFYASVILPVCWARPEEESVRLRLTKLVFGNVSLFASLGLMFPALICASVLIFEFLSSWILYFICALGLMVFVVHLTLDYNRWIGIACSVLSYLEDVHRLGQ, encoded by the exons ATGGAACAGACTACTTTTGTGAAAGAGTTGATGCATTGTATGGACAAAGAAGATTTGGTAAATTACAAGGAAGAAGGGAACACGGCCTTTTGTTTGGCTGCGATGAGTGGAAATGTGGAAATTGCTAAAATTCTGTTTTGCAAGAATCCATGGCTGCTGTGGATTAGAGACCAAAACCATATGCTTCCAATTGAAATAGCATCTTCTGCAGGTCACATTCCGATGACAAAATTCTTATTTCGAAAGACTTCAGAGGACCCACATTACACGCTACCCTTCCCAGACACTGTGAAGCTATTTTTCTTGACCATCAACAACAACATTTACA CCGTCACATCAGAATTATTGGATAAAGAATCCAAACTGGTCACTCTTGAAAACGAAAAGAAGTTGACGGCTTTGCAAATGCTAGCTCAATGTT CCCGTTGCGAGGAAAGTATTGACTATCGAGAGGTTGTAAATTCTGTTTTTAAAGTAATGGAAAAGCAGAAAGATACTATCAACCATGCACAATTGTCAGAAGCAATGTTCGATGCAGCAAAATCTGGaaacattaaatttttagaACTTCTGTTAAAGTACCATCCTGATTTGCTATTTGAAGTGAACTCTAGCAAGCAAAGCTTACTTCACATTGCAATTCTACATCGACAAAAATCTGTCTGCAAACTAATATTAAGCAAGCCGGCTGCAAAGAATATTATGACAAAACTGGTTGATTCTGGGGATAACACTGTTCTTCACATAGCTGGAAAGATGGGACAACGTGAAATAAAACCAGGATTTTCAACAAACCATGTTCTAATGAGTAGTGAGGAGAAATGGTTTCAG GATGTGGAGAAAATAGTTCCACCTGCaatgaaaacaatgaaaaacaaAGATGGTTTGACTCCAAAAGAATTGTTCTATCTGACACACGAAATTTTGCACAAGGAATCAATATCAGGACTGCAAGCTACGGCAAATACATTGTTAGTGGTAGCAACTCTGGTTATCGGCCTAGGGATCACCGGAGGTATGACCATTCCTATTGGGAATATCGATAGTAGAAATACTCCTTTTTTCTCAAGGAAGATATGGTATACGTTTTTCTTTCTGTTCGTTGCACTTGGAACATGTTTATGCGCTTCGTCTATGTTCTTCTACGCTTCGGTTATTCTTCCTGTATGTTGGGCAAGACCAGAGGAAGAGTCTGTCCGGTTGCGGCTAACAAAGTTGGTATTTGGGAATGTGTCACTTTTCGCCTCTCTTGGACTGATGTTTCCTGCTCTAATTTGCGCTTCGGTGTTGATCTTTGAATTCTTATCCAGTTGGATCCTTTACTTCATTTGTGCACTTGGTTTAATGGTATTCGTTGTGCATCTTACACTTGATTATAACCGATGGATTGGCATTGCGTGTTCGGTGCTATCTTATTTGGAGGATGTCCATCGGCTAGGCCAATAA